The Brachypodium distachyon strain Bd21 chromosome 4, Brachypodium_distachyon_v3.0, whole genome shotgun sequence nucleotide sequence GCACTGCTCacattttcattgaattttcAACCAGGTAACATGTCTGAAATGAGGGCTATACCCAATGCATTGTCTTTCCCAAGTGGCATTGGGAGGTGGTCTATCCCAAGtggcatgtatatatatctgCTCTGCGTTGAACCGGAGTCCAAAGTCTAGCTTGACGTATGCTTAATTAGTAGTCCAGGTTCTCCGGATGCACCTCTGAGTTCTGATCGATGTTCCAGCACTCCCGAGTCCCGACCCGTCAATCGCCAATCGCTATCAAATGCCGTCATCTTATCTAATTCTTTCCTTGGGATTAATCCCTGTACGTCCTTTTTgcggtttttcttttggaagtCAAAATCTTAAACCTGAACAGATAAGCTTCAACTCCGTCAAAAAGGCGTCCCTTGATCCGTCAAATATTTTTAGTTGTATACAAGTCACGCCCAGGGTCATCTCTGCGGCTCTGCGTCACGGAGCGGCACGCCAGGGTCATCTCTGCGTCACAGAGCCGCATGTGCACTGCTAATACTGACGTACCCAAATGGCCAAATCATCAGCATGAGCAGAATATCATGAAACGATCCAGAGAAATGGAGGAACGTAACCCGTGTGCTGAACTAGGGATAGGATCGAAGACACCGCCGCGGTGACGTGAAATGCAGCCACAACCGGCAACGACAATAGTAGCCGACTAGCGCACGAATAGCAACGAGCCAGCGACAGCCGCCACGCCCAGGTCCATGACATCCTACTGGAATGGTGTGATGCATGGATCGCCATATCCATCTGCCCATTAATATGGCCATACGTGACAAGTGTCGCCTGCCATGTTCTCAGGCTCCATCTTCCCCACGTTTTTGCTGCCCACCCCACGATACCATCCTACGGCCAGCAACGAGTGGCAGCCGCGCGCCCATCTTTTGTCAAGCATACGTGGACTCTCTTGTTAGCTTTGCGCCCAGGGGATTAGCACACAAGAACACAATGAACACGCCGAGGCTTTGCGGCACCGCACAAACTCGTGCCTTAttgagaaaacacacacatacacacgcACCGGTCAAACGCTATGCATGAAGCTGCTGGCTAACACTGACTCCTTATCTAATTCTAGTGCATGCAAGTACTCAACTAGTGGCTGCAGTCTGGCCATTTGTACTGCATTCTCTCTGTGTCGCTTAGTGTTGTGCTCTCTGCCGATCATGCCCCTGCCATTTTTATGCGTACAGCTAACTAGAACTTGGTCGACTACAACTATGACTCTGCTACAACAATGCCATGCTAACACAAATAAACATGATGCATATCTAAACAACACTAATAACAAGATTAGTTCCAACGACATCTCTGACTGCCGCCACACATCTTCCCTTCTTTTGATTCTCCAACCGACGAAATCGGCTCTGGCAACAGATGAGCGCCACTGACGGCTGGTGCCCTCTAGCCTCATCAATCTTAATCAAGgtgatctcctcctccacttgTCGAACATGTCTAAACGTAAAGAGATAGAAAAGGAGGTGGGAAAAGAGCGAAAATATTTTAGGTCCCATTACCCAAGCATCCTGGAATCCAAACCATCCAATTTTCCAATCCAACAGTTTGTACGGCCGATTCCTTTTAGTAGCCTTCCCCGTATGGGCGCGGTATTCGCGCTGAGTTGACCTGACAAGTTTGGAGTTAATGCGGACGCAGTGCGGTTTGGCCCAGGTTCTGATGCATCCATGCGGAGGTCCTCAATCTCAGAGGCAGAGCCACAATTAACATGCTTCTGGCAATGCAGCGGAGTCCGGTGTGGTGGCATTGCTACCATCAAACCTGAGGTGACACCATGGAGATATGCTAAATTGTTTTTAATCCTATCTTGTTGTCGTTCTGGACTGTAATAACTGAGATTTAATGCAAAGACCGGAAGATGTACCCCTtttcggaagaaaaaaaatccatccaACGTACTGCCTCTCGGTGATTTGATAGATACCGTTCACGCCGGCCAAAAACGACACACCACTGTACGGCAATTCCAACTTCTCTCAGCAAGAAAACTGCGCCAATTTCAACtggggagaaaaaaaaattcaacagTGGAGAaagtttttgccttttgtacAAAAGGACGGTAGAGGGGTTTTTCTATGAGAGGACGGCCGGTGGAGGTTTCAGGTTTGATACGCAGTTCCGTCACTCCGTGCGATGATATGAGCGAACCCCAAACAAACAACGGTTTCTCCGTCtgctttccctttttctttcgtGATCTGATCCTTTTCGCCTGGATTTCCTTTTCGATCTGAAACTGGACCATCAGTTTTACTTAACGTGGGTATCAGCTAAAACTAGAACTCTAGTCACCTTTATTTCAAGTGAAGCATACCATATCGTGGCTTAATTTGTGACTGTGTGTACTGTAGCAGATTCGATGAAGAGGGAATTCCTAATTAggttgcctttttttttaataatagcTGCAACAAACAATGACACTGTCTTGGTTATTCTTCAAATATGTGAACTTTCTGCTGCATGCTATGTGATACTCTTCCAGTGCCTTTCTAACTTGTCTCAAATGAAGAAAGCACATGTCCATCTCTAGCTGCTCATGTGCATTCTTCTTGTTCTCATCATAATACACCCTGTTCTTCAGTGGCTTTGCTCGGCTCTTCCTCTTAAAAACACATCTACTAGATATCAGCTCAAAACCATCATCATCACTTGAATCAGTGATCCCTTTCAGTTCATCACTGCAGCTATCACTAACCACAAATGCATCTTCCTTTGTGCCTCCAGCAATCTTTTTCTTCAACTCTCGAGCCTTAGTTGCATTCGCCTTAGATTCTGCCCCTCTTGCTGCCCTCTGCCTTGCTCACTTCATGCACATTTTCCACTCCATCTTCAGAACCATCATCACTTGCAGGGAAGATCTCAGGCTCTAGTTCAATGAGACCATCAACGTTGACATCTGCACACTCTGAATCATCACTAAAATAATCATCACATCCAATGTCCTCATTCAGATCAAATGCTTCAAATTCTGAGCCATGGAAATTGTAGTCCCTGTCGAGGTCAAGCTGGCTTTCCATAGGcaaatccaaattcaaatCAAACTGACTGTTCATTGGCCAATCTACATGAACGGGCCTTGGCTTCTCGAAGAATGAATCAGATGGCCACTCCATACTGTACTGTGAACTGCTACACTTTCTGCGAAAATAAGAGAAACAAATGCGACCCTATTTAGCACCCAAAATCTGAAATGTATTACCAAAATGACCCCAAAATAGACCAAAAATATACCAAACTGCTAGCACAGATCCTAAAACTTCGATTTTCCCCAACACCAATGGACCCGGTCCTTAACAGATGCCAAAATCGAGCAAAGCATTCGAGTAGTAGCATAAACACGCCCCCAATTTCAGGTTTCAACAAAATACACGTCGATCGATTGCAATTTCGGAGACCTAAAAAACTAGGGTCTAGGCGGCTCGCCCTAGCCGCCAGCTCCGAGGAAGAAAGGGAACGGATTCAGAAAGGGTAGGGGCGAGATTTACCTGACACCGGTGGAGGAGCCTTCTCCCGGGTCCATCATCggcgacaatcccgccgccgctccaccGGCCGCCGAGGCCTCCTCGTGCTGCTCTGTTCGATGGGATGGAGAGGGGGAAGAACACGAGTGTGGTCTGGCTGCACAAAATCGGGCCTCCCCGTTCTCCTTAACCGCTCCGCTCCGGACCTGACCCGGTCCAGCGTGGCAAAGGCCTTGTCCACGTGGGatatgacatgtgggacccACGCATCAGAAACGTGGTTAACTAGGCTAAATCTCTTTTACGACTTATGTGCAACGCATTACCCCAATATGTGGTGAAATCCGCAAAAAAGTCATAGAGTTGGTGTTTTGCGCAAGATCTGCCTGTTCTTCggtcgcgaggctcctggcTGATGCAGGAGGCTCCCGTCTTGTTCAAGCTCGCCAAGATCTGCCTGTGGACATCAGACCGCGGGTCTCCCTCCGGCGGTTGGATCGTCCGAAGGTAGGTACCGGCCGCGAGGATGGAAGCTTGCGGGGTTTCGGGGATCATATCACCTCGATCGTCGACCAATAGGAAACTCGACTCAAGGTTCCGAGTGCTTCGGTCGCCGGTTGGCACCCTATTGAGTCGGTTCCTGCGGTGAGTTCACCTGCGAGGGGACGAGTCGCGAGATGACTCGCTGAGCGAGTCCTCTCGAGTCGTTCGTCGTGCTCGTTCTTCGTGCTGCCTCCTCGCCAGGTCGAGGTCCTGTTTTTCTTTAACCAGATCCCCACGGGGCTGGAGGAGACAACTGTTGAAAAGTTGCAACTCTGCGGCGGTAGGGTTGGTTATGGCCACTCCAGAGTTGATGGATTCCCAGACGCGAGCCGTCTCCTCTGGAGTGCAGTTGTTCTGTGTCGTCTGAggatcagtggcggtcgtcaTGAAGACCTGAACAATGTTGCTCTGAACCTCCAAGTCGTTGCCATCGTGGCAACTTTCTTGATCAGAGCAGTCGCCAGCGTCGCTAGGGACGAGGCTTTCTGCTGGAAAAGATTGTTCCGAACCGGTAGAGAACAGATCGGGGTCCGACCTCCTGACGCTGCTGGGGCGTGAGATGTCGGATGTCGAGAGCGATCTGACCGCAGCGAAGAGTCAAGGTTCCTCAAGTGGGGGCGCGatgagatctgggaattgcaGGATTCCGGTCTCGTCGGCCCGTATGTGGTAATCTCCGAACGTGAGGTCAACGCCAAATTGCAGCGAGTCGAAGGCCGCGCGTCTAGCCGGTGAATGAGCGGTGAAGTGGAAGGAGCCGAGAGTCAtcgactccgcctgagtcgatGATCCGCCCGATGAAGATGAGGCCGCTGGAGTCGTAGATCCGACACACGtcttccccacggtcggcgccaatgacgaggGGTTACCTTCGACAATGGCCATCTTGATGAGCTTTAGATCAGGGAGAAGACACGTAGCGTGCGTATCGGCGActccgtcggctaacaaggacacaagggacacgatttacccaggttctgGGCCCTtagaaggtaatacccctacgttctgcttgtctgagcttgatATTGACGATGGGATTACAATGAAGCCGCGGAGGCTAAGGTGCGCAAAGTTGATCTGGCGAGGATGGGTGTATGCGGTGTTCGATCTGCGTTGGCTCCtccctcctagtcctttatatatggaGAAGTCTAGATCTCAGGAAGAGTCCAAACCCATTACAATGTAAGGTATGCTATATTTAAAACTTTCTTATATCGAGTCGTTGAGATTGGCATGTTGACTTCAGGAGTTGTAGTCGTCCTTCTTATGGATCCTGTAGTGGGCCATGATGGGTATTTTCGAGTTGAGTACGtgattagtcataaccacgtcactTCCCCTCCAAGAGTCCAAGTGGCCTATGTGTACattacccgcaaaaaagaaaaagtggCCTATACATCACTGTCTCCAATTTTTTAGCAGATCGCTGCATGCTCAGCACTTGCACATGTTACCGTCAGCTATCCCCGTCAGCCGGCCGTGCTACAGCTACCGTCAGGATTATCTGCCGGGTTGCCTTCCATAGATTGCTCCGACGTGCACGAGGAACATAGGAAGGCAAAGCGGCTTCAGAGAATGAGGATGCTGCTCCAGCTCGCTTTTTCTTCCTCAAGCCTTTGCACTCTGCACGGACCTGAACGGATTCTCTTTTTGGTCATGTTCGGTCCTGCACGTACCTGGCTCGCATCTGGGATACCAGACGTTTGTTTGGTTGTCTGTCTCCAAATACCGGTGTGATAGGAGCATCGCATCTAGATTATTCGGATCCATTTGTGATTGTGATTCATGTTCCGTGAATCGCCGTATCAAAAGTACTGGATTCAGCGAGTCCTGCCAGTCGCGGTCACCTCCCGcgtcctttttctttcctcgGCAACTCTGCCCTTTTGGGGTTTTTGATTCAGGCAAAAAGGTACAGTAGCTTTTGATTGGTCAAAATAAGAACATGCTAGTCTGCGCTCCATAATTAAATTTCCCGATCAACAGGGTCACGTCCACGTACGGATGAACCCGAGACGACAAGTCACTGACGAGCAACGCGCCCCTTCCAACGAGAAGGCAGCCGCAACAATATATCCAACGTGGCTCTTGCATCCAGCATGCAGAGCACTgttacaaaacggtctatttcttacggcacatcagtaacgggtccagcacgaccgttactgatgaacagagcggggtctGTCCGTCCCAggccagccatacatcagtgacggtcgcacGAGacaaccgccactgatgtaccatcattccttgcgagagacatcagtggcggtcgatTAAGAGACGACCGTTACAGATGaaccacacatcagtaacggtcgccctaacgtgcccgccactgatgtgtggtatatatcagtaacggtcgcccaagtcccaaccgccactgatgatcgtCGCGGTTTAAGTACGCggggcagagccgcagctggtcgcgctgcgcatcctaacggaccagctgcggccccttcttctcAGGCGACGGCGGAGCCTTGCCTAAatcggccatggccgccggtgAGCCCAGCAGGTAGCCaattctcctccctctcccttcctcctctctccccccgccggcgccccccatccccatggccggcggcggccatctccggcgagctccatttttggagctccggcggaCGGTGAGCTCCAATCTTCGAACCCGAAGCTttcctctcccttgcgagctctctctccctcccgatctatctcgccgacctccaatttctctccgaagttccccaatttcaaaattttgagctccggccgccggccaaaatgcggcctcctcgtcgtctcccggagcttccctctcccttgtgagctctctctccctcccgatctttctcgctggcctccaatttctctccgaatgtccctaatttcaaatttttagttagccccggttaattaacaccttaatccccttgttaattattaggctaactattttgctttgtattttcttgtgtaatgtgttgtagatcgaagaaccgttcttggatgtacgccacgaaaagaatcaatgctcgatggataaccgaatggacggtcttttttggagtcgcgaaaggtgatatggaacgaaaaggacttgtgttgatgtgttgtccatgttgcaaatgtggaaacacatgcatgataaagtctgaagatgttcagatgcacgtgctggcatcgggttttgtggaaggttattcatgctggacttgtcacggggaggatgcggttgatgtcggtagcggtagcgaagatgatgatgtcctgcggtatgatctgtcgaatgattccgaggaagaaacaagggtcgatgaggaggctaatgtggaaggtgaaagagctccacgtggcaggattgccgaaatgctagatgacccgtacctacgagatgagctggaggaccccgaagatgaggcagagtctgctcagttaaaaaaattgttggaggacgcaaacacgcccttgtatgatggagctggcgaagaaaacaacgtgctcgaagtaacgctcgaacttttgaggctgaaggcagcatcatgctggttagacaagggcttcacggacttgttgagttgccttgcttcggtttttccgcAGCCAAATAAGTTAtgcaagagcacatacgaggcgaagaagattacatgcccgcttggagCATACGCCCGCTCGCATGGAATACTTGCCACATCATTCCTCCAAAATAATTattaaatattaaaaaataataattttgtGATCGATATCTATTTTAAaattatataaaataaaaatatctcACAAATTGAAATGCAGCAAAAACACATAAGTTATTTACTCAAACTCAACACTTTTTATATTGCGGATAATGTTAATAGAATACAACTATGTTGCTAAAAATATAATGTCAACCTAATCTACAATATAATGTGTTATTGAATCAATCTAATTATCCAGAATATCCCAACTTATCGTTTCAGAAGATTTGTATTTacgaaaaacaaataaaaagcTATATATATTTTGGATAAGTAAAACTATATAggaaataaatatttcattATACAAGTCTAGCTGCGCAATCTGCGCGGGTCATCCCGCTAGTTAATAAATACTAGTACAGTGCTCGTGCGTTGCCACGTCGTCTTAAACACGTCTTAAACATGTGCACGcaaaaattcatgtttatacaaaacataacaatataattggacattcaatcaaaatgatTTTGGGGTCGATGCTAGCAGCCGCGGCCACGGACATGGCAGCCAGTCCACGCCGCCCGCTGGCCGTGGCGGGCGTCAGAAGGAGGTCACGGAGCACACGGTGGCGCGGTGCACGAGGAACTACACGGCGGTGGATAGCGTCGGTCAGCCCTGGACCCCTTTGCTCGTCTCTTCCACGGGAATCTAATCCGGCACCGACACGTATCACCGCAGGGAGGTGCTGCGCGGGCAGTTgagtcggcggtggcggcccgaGAAGGCAGCGCTGTGGGAATAGGAAAAGAAAGGTTCGATGGAGTGTAAGGAGACACAAAAAATCAAGACAAGCACGGAAATTGATGCACGGCGGACGACAACGAAGGAAACCTTCCTGCTtttctataccaatatattaaattggagttggtggtgatggtacggtcgtgGTACGTCACTTCATcgaaattacgaatctgccACCGATGTCCCCACATGTCTTTTAATCTCGGCTCCTACAGTCctcaagcgcagaaaaaaacacataccgttaaaaaaaaccaaccgagccctcctcgctcctcctcctctcctacgaatctcacccccaccccctgCCCAATCCGGATCTcgcccacgcccgccgccgctcttgtcgcctccaccagctcgtgcgcgtCAGCGGCGTTCGTGTGCGGAAAGCGGCTGTGGACCCGCGGCTCCGTCACGCGCTCCGActgccgcctccaccggctcgtgcgcgccggtggctccccgcgggacttggacggcgatgggatgagcctgaggccgggatggcggtgcctcgcgcaaggcagcagggaccgcgtcggcgcgagccatcggtggccctccgGACGGGCAGTGGCGCACGACGATCAGTGGCCGGACGTGATGAGTGGGCGGCGCACAGGCGTACCTGGCGGCAAGTGGGAGCAGACGGcgcgcgggagtggacgggTGGCGGGAATCTacgggcggaggcggtgcgcacAAGCGGGCAGCCGAGCATGGCGGCGTGATGTTCGGTggcgggatgaatcgggacggggagaggaggagtttgcactcaggGTGGATGGAGAGAATAgtcagagggagagcgagaaATTGGGAGAAGAGATTTAAGAAATAAAGTACGGAGTAGGAGTAATAGGAGAACATGGCAAGGAGAAATATAGAAATAAGACAtctgaaaaagagaaagagaccAGAGTATAGCAcacgaaaataaacatatcatgatcgctatatacatatgtgctcatgaaacacatcaacatttaatttgacgttttgatacaattttccgttgttccgtagcaatgCACGAGTTCTTTTACTAGTATTATTAGGGATGGAGTATAAGTCTCACTTGTTGTCGACATTGGGCTAGGCCCATCAATTATGTTTGTAAAGAGCTGTGCATGAACGGACAACGACTCTGAATTAAGAGATAGTAAAGATTGGCCCATTAAAGTGTAGTCCGTGAGGAAAAATTCAAAGATGCATCTAGAAATACATACTCgtaagtaaaaaaaacttaattatctccatgccaaaaaaaaaaatgtaaacaTCAGTTGTCAAGTTTTCCGGGTGAATGTAAAATTGGCATCAAAAAAGATAATGTTCATTCCATCCGAAAAGCTTGCCATTTAGATTATTAAAATTTGGTTTCTAGGATGCAAAAATGCATCTCTAGCATGAAAATTGCACGGATGTTAAAGAACTCAAACTAATGCATCCGtaaaaaattcagattttaCCGTTCATCCCGGTCTCCCGGAGCCAAAATGCTCCCCCAATCTTTACGCAGAAAAGATCGACgatgcttctttttttggggGGTAAAAAGATCGATGATGCTGCCGTAGCGTGGTGGAaggcagcggcagccgccCAATCCACGCTAACGTGCCGCTCTCCTAGCTCGACCACTCCGCATCGCCTCAGATATTCACATTGTCAGATCCGAAGCTGGCCTACTCGGTGCCAGCGGCCCATCACCAACCCCTCTCCCCAATATCCATTGCCATCCAGAAGACCAGAGAACCGTGGCTGTCACCGGCCGTGTCACGCACGCAGCGATTCCCTTTTCCTTCCGCCGAGCGAGACATCCCTTTCCTTTTCGCAGGGACTTAGCTTTCCTTGCTCTGTCTGGCCTGGCCGGTCGCCACCTTTGAACATGGCCAGCGGCTAAAACTGGACTTGTCCTTATCCTGTTTCTCTAGCAGTACTAACTACTGTACTCCTAAGATGCAGAACATTTGCCGTAATGTCGTTAAACATGGCTGCttgattctttttttgagtAATGGGTCTGATGTTGTTGATTAACGGAACGAATTACACCTTGGTGCTTTATTCTTTTTTGTGGGAACAAGGTGGCTTTCGCCCTTCTCTGTACGCCTTACGTTCTGTTGATCGTTCGTCAATTTAGTAATGTTCGCTGCCGTTTGAGGGAAACAAATGTAACCGAAGCTTTCCCCGTTTAATAGATCGAAAAACGGAGCAGATCAAAAAACCCTGACGCCCCAGTTCAAGCTACTCTGAAGATCCTATACTTAACCCTGGCTTCAGAATTTCACAACGGAAGAGACTGAAAGAGACCGGCTTCGCCACACATGCAGCACTCACAACTACCCCATGCACCCCACGCACACACCGCGTACCTACCCGGCTACCCGCAGCGCTCGCAAGTCCGTCCGGACGGGGTGGTCGGTTAAGCCGGATGACGCCATGACGGGCAATATGACCCCATCGTGATTAAATTTTCCAAGCAAACATTACGTGCCTGGCTGCAGAAGATCAACGCCACCATGGGCGGCGGTCTATAGAGTATTCATTTCAATTCTTGTAAAAACATCTaggaccttttcttttcacaaTTCAAGGTATATACTACCGGTGCGCCACCGTGTGTCTAGATCGCCATACTATTCCTGATCGCGTCAGTGCTAGAGTCAGCACCTTTATTCTTCCCTGAAAGGAAGACAGACAGCACCAAACCCCTGCATGCTGCAGACagtaattaatatttttttttgaaagtggGTTGTGTATTAGTCAGAGCTTGAAAGTTGATTACAATTGTG carries:
- the LOC100830653 gene encoding uncharacterized protein LOC100830653, with protein sequence MMDPGEGSSTGVRKCSSSQYSMEWPSDSFFEKPRPVHVDWPMNSQFDLNLDLPMESQLDLDRDYNFHGSEFEAFDLNEDIGCDDYFSDDSECADVNVDGLIELEPEIFPASDDGSEDGVENVHEVSKAEGSKRGRI